One genomic segment of Plasmodium cynomolgi strain B DNA, chromosome 14, whole genome shotgun sequence includes these proteins:
- a CDS encoding hypothetical protein (putative) yields MLFHFFLCFVALLSKLTFQKHIPYSNIASLIGHINFIVPTSNLLNSSVLLSSFNGNVGFLNYKTGTLDYVENHRENEKIKKLHGDDNHAAVLIYRDPLEENEIEANYTNDGDPYSYINVYSTMDSHLLSSFEYRNEIIEDFLINEENIFILLHNRIDVGNISNNKINSLFFQELNLNCIYAKMIGVEKMKLSLFYVDAELGGHLVSINVVNKSLENDMKISQLKLNDKMVNYVNVVNNKSVIVVYNEELLQWVELVDGGNKYHYGSVPIGGHDDKAKKEETNEHANYADTNEITGKHRLLRDDFMDQWNTENCFVVQLGENQFVYTYNDKKMHMVKGKDKNEVIGYYINQYKEKEIIFAEDKGNKIIIKKAGNEGTVPLNVLNKSSNVYYSAEMIIGLYNGEENTNYFFSVYSDSSLTVYKNEHVHYSREESLAYVEQLHFYNFQHLKKKSAKHSYDTTQFHLMKELESYMKDKINSFNKPFLEDVMKKKAEKSLLPFNFFYLSHEDKMNLLNICMEKKKKADSLANYEREKNPSYGKDTTGGDTYSMRSGDNASSLMKDMIEDSFKKYEQNQSGKYAGSSIILVATRNNFIFAIHLYTGLILYKIDGNKFKGAKERFSPKWNCERVFSLNKDNWSELDNGKKIIFLNNQKGCATWGGNPTSEKQPRKSEPSEKQPNNKDVLNYSNGVHLFKSFTKDTVITIFKGDKFAHIVIFDILSGSVIFEEKLESFEIKNIFIDRRSSSILAVDNSLNVKVVPVPGGGVASGTEDDLFFYRINGSSNFIEGFKLISSPPKKELGNEMGLIRTYSINLHNEKLEVFSKSITKKDTFYPIKINKDASICYKYVNDNIISYITSTDQKEGIIYTLYIIDGITGDLIISKMLDKHTKPPFHLMISENFVILNYFNAKLKKYIIQVIEILLDKKDPGFFNLITSKKEKIVDLFDQKKKIVVNEKNYIIDHNVKSFNFTETKRGITNKHILLLLDSNKITCLNLGPEKDQNVYKNLNTFITQTDILYNSRGFISNESLLESTTLVFSWGNYLYFTCYQPNGSFDTIENFNLLLLLFLIILVFIGTYISYIRRINKTVYSKWA; encoded by the exons AtgttgttccatttttttctttgctttgtAGCACTTTTATCGAAATTAACATTTCAAAAGCATATACCTTATTCTAACATTGCATCGCTAATTGGCCACATCAATTTTATTGTGCCGACATCGAATTTGCTAAACAGCTCTGTTCTCCTTTCAAGTTTCAACGGCAATGTGGGGTTTCTAAATTACAAAACAG GCACCCTCGATTATGTGGAAAACCATcgagaaaatgagaaaataaaaaaactgcacGGAGATGACAACCACGCAGCTGTGTTGATTTATAGAGATCCtttggaagaaaatgagATTGAAGCTAATTACACAAATGATGGGGACCCCTACTCGTACATTAACGTGTACAGCACGATGGACTCCCATCTGCTGAGCTCCTTTGAGTATAGGAACGAAATAATTGAAGACTTTTTAATTAACGAAGAGAATATATTTATCCTTCTACACAACAGAATAGATGTAGGCAATATAAgcaacaacaaaataaactcGTTATTTTTTCAGGAACTAAATTTAAATTGCATTTATGCCAAAATGATCggagtagaaaaaatgaagttatCTTTATTCTATGTGGATGCTGAATTGGGGGGTCATCTAGTAAGCAtcaatgttgtaaataagAGTCTAGAAAATGACATGAAAATTAGCCAACTTAAGCTGAACGACAAAATGGTTAATTACGTGAATGTAGTGAACAACAAAAGTGTTATTGTGGTGTATAATGAGGAGCTCCTCCAATGGGTAGAATTAGTAGACGGGGGAAATAAGTACCACTATGGGTCTGTGCCAATAGGTGGGCACGATGACAAggcgaagaaggaagaaacaaatgaaCATGCAAATTATGCAGATACAAACGAAATCACTGGAAAGCATAGACTTCTTAGGGATGACTTTATGGATCAGTGGAACACAGAAAATTGCTTCGTCGTACAGCTGGGGGAGAACCAATTTGTATACACCTACAACGATAAGAAGATGCACATGGTAAAggggaaggacaaaaatgaagtcatAGGATACTACATAAATCAgtataaagaaaaggaaattatatTTGCAGAAGATaaggggaacaaaattattattaaaaaagcaGGGAATGAAGGAACTGTCCCTCTGAATGTTCTGAACAAAAGCAGTAACGTATACTACAGTGCAGAAATGATAATCGGTTTATataatggggaagaaaataccAACTACTTCTTTAGTGTATACAGTGATTCATCACTCACtgtgtataaaaatgagcacGTGCATTATTCGAGAGAAGAATCGCTAGCTTATGTAGAGCAActgcatttttacaattttcaacatttgaaaaaaaaaagtgcaaagcATTCCTATGACACGACACAATTTCATTTAATGAAAGAGTTGGAGAGCTACatgaaagataaaataaattcttttaacAAACCTTTCCTAGAAGatgttatgaaaaaaaaagcggaaaagtCGTTGTTGCcatttaactttttttacctaTCACATGAGGATAAAATGAACTTACTGAATATTTGcatggagaaaaagaagaaggctGATTCGTTAGCTAACTacgagagggaaaaaaacccATCCTACGGCAAGGATACCACGGGGGGTGACACATATAGCATGCGAAGCGGGGATAATGCCTCCAGCCTAATGAAGGACATGATTGAAGATTCGTTTAAAAAGTACGAACAAAATCAGAGCGGAAAATACGCGGGAAGCTCGATAATCCTCGTCGCTACACGCAACAATTTCATCTTCGCCATACATCTATACACGGGTCTTATACTATACAAAATTGATGGCAATAAATTTAAAGGCGCAAAGGAGAgattttctccaaaatggaaCTGTGAAAGGGTCTTCAGTTTGAATAAGGACAACTGGTCCGAATTAGACAacgggaagaaaataatctTCCTAAATAATCAAAAGGGGTGTGCCACATGGGGGGGTAACCCCACTAGCGAGAAGCAACCAAGAAAAAGCGAACCTAGCGAAAAGCAGCCCAACAACAAGGACGTCCTAAATTATAGCAACGGAGTTCACTTGTTTAAAAGCTTCACCAAAGACACGGTAATTACGATCTTTAAAGGGGACAAATTTGCGCATATAGTCATATTTGATATATTAAGTGGATCTGTCATTTTTGAAGAGAAACTGGAGTCCTTTGAAATTAAGAACATTTTTATCGACCGAAGAAGCTCGTCAATCTTGGCGGTGGACAACTCGCTGAATGTGAAGGTGGTGCCCGTTCCGGGGGGAGGTGTAGCTAGCGGTACAGAGGAtgatctatttttttatcgcatAAACGGGTCGAGTAACTTCATTGAAGGCTTCAAACTGATCAGCTCgcccccaaaaaaggaactcgGGAACGAAATGGGGTTAATACGAACATACTCCATAAATCTGCACAACGAAAAACTGGAGGTTTTTTCCAAGTCGATAACAAAGAAGGACACCTTTTATCcaatcaaaataaataaagacGCATCCATATGCTACAAGTACGTGAATGATAACATCATATCATATATAACAAGCACAGACCAAAAGGAGGGCATCATATATACTCTGTACATCATTGATGGAATTACTGGAGATCTTATTATTTCGAAAATGTTGGACAAGCACACGAAACCACCTTTCCATTTAATGATaagtgaaaattttgtcattctgaattattttaatgcaaagttgaaaaaatatataattcagGTCATTGAAATATTGCTGGATAAGAAGGACCCCGGTTTTTTCAACTTGATAActtcgaaaaaggaaaaaattgttgattTATTTGaccagaagaagaaaatcgtcgtaaatgaaaaaaattatatcattGATCATAATGTCaaatcttttaattttaccgaaacgaaaaggggaataacgaataaacatattttgcTACTTCTTGATTCGAACAAAATAACCTGCTTAAATTTAGGGCCTGAGAAAGATCaaaatgtgtacaaaaatttgaacacGTTCATTACGCAAACggatattttatacaattcTAGGGGGTTCATATCTAATGAAAGTTTGCTAGAATCTACTACGCTCGTATTTTCGTGGGGAAACTATCTCTATTTTACTTGTTATCAGCCGAACGGATCATTTGACActattgaaaattttaatttacttcttcttctctttttaatcattttggTGTTTATTGGTACGTACATATCTTACATAAGGAGGATAAACAAAACTGTGTATTCCAAGTGGGCCTGA
- a CDS encoding mitochondrial carrier protein (putative), which produces MDVRYEGNHLWKRVINYFSKDYQNGDKTGTLTNGDTRNSNDENKRVKTRTLNFMASSALVLCVLHPLDIIRTRKQIYKVYKNSYPYYYNNKYNLFYILKKEKVESIYRGLLATLFTTGASHGIFRFIYDTLNYYVFGQFNDVNGVKNKKNDTAVGRSKEVYRGGEANQVYNSEAGGSLEGGKVIESSRGGREIPLESPNFVKSATERRQDNFMVANLSYKKQINEEDNAAGSANKDAPISGHRNMKYYIITSSVSSIISVFILHPIWLIKTKIECTINLNYKFLNYKSRITSKHYNIFVAKNKMCTSKIIPKVAKVFLFFGYHLGRKNETGKKIKSLLNDDILKFYRNNFVCNKNLKTRKKFNHLTYSNDKKAFLHKSVKRKIAHNYLLYKYYTLSILERKQMTKMLISNHRKKFSRRYLTYLKTFFSGNQILRIFKREESKNAISTIYNYKNYFQFVYYIYKKEKLFSFYKGFLTSILLTPHVAIQFYIYEYLTYHFSCEYFRNEFIGKETHISSNTLAKTLPFLYGVLSKFIAVMFTYPLYTIKMRQQVQMKNYGFLNVVVNIFRLEGIRSFYTGLNMHLLRNCLQNGMLFFIFEYLNAGSAGSTNLHILINHI; this is translated from the exons ATGGACGTCAGATATGAGGGCAATCATCTCTGGAAACGCGTCATAAACTATTTCAGCAAGGATTACCAAAACGGTGATAAAACAGGCACACTCACAAATGGCGACACTCGCAACAGCAATgacgaaaataaaagggtGAAGACAAGGACGCTAAACTTTATGGCCTCGTCCGCCCTAGTTTTGTGTGTGCTGCACCCCTTGGACATCATAAGAACGAGGAAGCAGATATACAAAGTGTACAAGAACTCCTACCCCTATTACTATAACAACAAATACAATCTATtctacattttgaaaaaagaaaaagtagaaaGCATTTATCGTGGCTTACTGGCTACGTTGTTCACCACAGGGGCCTCCCATGGCATATTCCGCTTCATATATGACACTCTGAATTATTATGTATTTGGGCAGTTCAACGATGTTAAtggagtgaaaaataaaaaaaatgataccgCGGTAGGTAGAAGTAAGGAGGTGTACCGAGGGGGAGAGGCAAACCAGGTGTATAACTCCGAGGCGGGAGGTTCCCTCGAAGGAGGAAAGGTAATAGAAAGTTCAAGGGGCGGTAGAGAAATACCATTGGAGAGtcccaattttgtaaaaagtgCTACCGAAAGAAGACAGGACAACTTCATGGTCGCCAATCTGTcttataaaaaacaaattaacgaGGAAGACAACGCTGCAGGTAGTGCCAACAAAGATGCGCCAATTAGCGGTCACAGAAATATGAAGTATTACATCATCACAAGCAGCGTGAGCTCCATCATTAGTGTTTTTATTCTACACCCAATATGGCTGATTAAAACGAAAATAGAGTGCACCATAAATTTAAactacaaatttttaaactacAAAAGCAGAATAACGAGCAAACATTACAACATCTTTGTGGCAAAGAATAAAATGTGTACGAGTAAAATTATCCCCAAAGTGGCCAaggtgttccttttttttggttatcatttgggaaggaaaaatgagacaggcaaaaaaatcaaatctCTGTTGAATGACGATATACTCAAATTTTATAGGAACAATTTTGTgtgcaataaaaatttgaagacaagaaaaaagttcAACCATCTCACATAttcaaatgataaaaaagcatttttacacaaaagtgtaaaaagaaaaattgcacatAACTATTTGttgtataaatattatacCTTGTCAATTTTGGAGAGAAAacaaatgacaaaaatgttaatttcaAATCatcgtaaaaaattttcgcgAAGATATTTGACATATTTGAAAACCTTCTTTAGTGGTAATCAAATATTGCGGATtttcaaaagggaagaaagtaaaaatgcCATAAGTAcaatttataattacaaGAACTACTTCCAGTTtgtgtattatatatataagaaagaaaaacttttttcattttataaagGTTTTTTAACATCTATATTGCTGACCCCCCATGTAGCCATTcagttttatatatatgaatatttaacTTATCATTTTAGTTGTGAATATTTCAGAAATGAGTTTATCGGTAAAGAAACCCACATTTCTTCAAACACGCTAGCCAAAACGTTACCATTTTTGTATGGCGTTTTATCAAAATTCATTGCTGTGATGTTTACCTATCCGTTATATACTATAAAAATGAGGCAACAAGTGCAGATGAAAAACTATGGCTTCCTAAATGTAgtagttaatattttcaGGTTAGAGGGTATCAGATCTTTCTATACCGGCCTTAACATGCATTTACTAAGGAACtgtttgcaaaatggaatgctcttttttatatttgaatATTTGAATGCTGGCTCCGCGGGG TCGACTAACCTTCATATTCTCATTAACCACatttga
- a CDS encoding cullin (putative) has translation MDIANVNFESGWKIIKEEAIEKIENYLENENIEHNKHLFSATEYTRLYTVVYNMCARKNPFCYSKEVYRKYGESLSVYAVEKIKPLLRNKEELMKTKILIDAWFKYSFYTSWMNKFLRYLDRYYVEYNSSLCLSAYTKNIFKITLFNDLREVIRNIVYQIYDNLRKDEKEEEKKLFCDLVHLYKELDEDSNEKMYEHDIEKKILENVENYYKKEGDNWLLNLTFDEYIISIESSIQKEFEKNKTLSLIEETCERVTNIVVRILIYEKLEQLLSNKNNIFDMLKSNNIRCLRRTYILFSYFPEAIEGLKKMIGDYVKTEGNNLKEKYIQMSRSISSNEKAADDVICASNVNSNITQQKDEYALCGYIDELIKLHNHYDNVFKLAFFPISNKSIDHHFKECLKDYFESFVEHEDEYFSTVKLLVLYADNILKKGDESERLTTQHSNEGEASNESVGGKEQKAHQMTPPSGEDHPEDAQIKKDTIELKKQMTEIVEIFNYTSNKESFFEYYRIYLANRLINNIYISLSVEKKFIENLYFLCGSQYTSKLVGMIQDMINNNTTNNKFLDFVNSKYALCKNDLTLKNVHNFFTVKILNKGFWPTLEKTPMKLSDTFNKYIELFEEYYKADNKNKKLEWIYELSEVILTCTFQNCVYYLYCNIVNAQIILLFNKHKFINYEIIKTELNLDLKTFTNNMYSCLHYFKIIASTDEPVDWNSSTFFINPNFSYPHNKVYIKKATILLSKEHEKIKEDRTMAIEAAIVRVMKAHKKLFYDQIFDYVKKSLSCFAPTNQIIEKKIDLLVEREYLQKEENSQVYVYIP, from the exons atggacATCGCTAATGTAAATTTTGAGAGCGGGTGGAAAATAATCAAGGAAGAGGCGATAGAGAAGATAGAAAATTATctagaaaatgaaaacatcgAACATAACAAGCATCTATTCAGTGCCACGGAGTACACAAGGTTGTACACAGTTGTATACAATATGTGTGCAAGAAAAaacccattttgttattccaAAGAGGTGTATAGAAAATATGGAGAAAGCTTATCCGTGTACGCtgtggaaaaaatcaaaccGTTATTAAGAAACAAAGAGGAATTAATGAAGACGAAAATTTTGATAGACGCCTGgtttaaatattcattttacaCAAGCTggatgaataaatttttgcgGTACCTTGATCGTTACTATGTGGAGTATAACAGCTCCTTGTGCCTAAGTGCGTacacgaaaaatattttcaaaattactCTTTTTAACGATTTAAGAGAGGTAATTCGAAATATCGTTTACCAAATTTATGATAATCTGCGGAAGgacgaaaaagaagaggagaaaaaattattctgtGATTTGGTTCATCTGTATAAAGAGTTAGATGAAGACAGTAACGAGAAAATGTATGAACAtgatatagaaaaaaaaattttggaaaatgtcgaaaattattataaaaaggaaggagataATTGGCTCCTCAATTTAACCTTTGATGAGTACATTATCTCAATTGAAAGTTCGATacaaaaagaatttgaaaagaacaaaacgtTAAGTCTGATAGAAGAGACTTGCGAAAGGGTGACGAATATTGTCGTGAGAATATtgatatatgaaaaattggaACAACTACTGAGTAATAAAAACAACATTTTCGACATGCTGAAAAGTAACAACATAAGATGTTTGAGAAGAacgtatattttgttttcctatTTTCCGGAGGCCATAGAAgggcttaaaaaaatgataggGGATTACGTAAAAACGGAGGGAAAtaatttgaaagaaaaatacatccAAATGTCACGAAGTATTAGTAGCAACGAAAAAGCGGCTGACGATGTGATATGCGCTTCGAATGTAAATAGCAATATTACTCAGCAGAAGGATGAGTACGCCCTATGTGGATATATTGACGAGCTGATTAAACTACATAACCACTACGATAATGTTTTTAAGTTAgcctttttccccatttcgaACAAATCTATAGATCACCATTTTAAGGAGTGCCTCAAGGATTACTTTGAAAGTTTTGTGGAGCACGAGGATGAGTATTTCAGCACAGTAAAGCTTCTGGTGCTGTACGCTGacaatatattaaaaaagggagacgaATCGGAGAGATTAACCACTCAGCATAGTAACGAAGGAGAGGCTTCTAACGAATCAGTAGGTggaaaggagcaaaaggCACACCAAATGACACCCCCCTCTGGGGAGGACCACCCTGAGGatgcacaaataaaaaaagacacaatcgagctaaaaaaacaaatgacaGAAATCGTGGAAATTTTCAACTACACCAGCAATAAGGAAAGCTTTTTCGAGTACTACAGAATTTATCTAGCGAACAGACTGatcaataatatttatatatcccttagtgtggaaaaaaaatttatagaaaatttGTACTTCTTGTGCGGATCTCAATATACGTCCAAATTGGTGGGCATGATTCAAGACATGATCAATAACAACACGACGAATAATAAATTTCTAGATTTTGTCAATTCGAAATATgcactttgtaaaaatgacCTTACTCTGAAAAAcgttcacaattttttcacagtGAAAATATTGAACAAGGGTTTCTGGCCAACACTTGAAAAAACACCTATGAAATTGAGTGATACTTTTAATAAGTATATAGAATTATTTGAAGAGTATTACAAGGcggataataaaaataaaaaattagaatgGATATACGAATTGAGTGAAGTTATTTTAACATGCACATTCCAGAATTGTGTGTATTACCTTTACTGCAATATTGTCAACGCGCAAataattctcctttttaataaacataaatttatcaattatgaaattataaaaacggAGTTGAACTTGGACTTGAAGACGTTTACAAATAATATGTACTCCTGTTTAcactattttaaaataatagcaTCTACTGATGAACCCGTTGATTGGaattcttccactttttttatcaacccGAATTTTTCCTATCCACATAATAAGGTGTACATCAAGAAGGCAACTATTTTGCTTTCCAAGGAGCATGAAAAGATTAAGGAAGATCGAACCATGGCCATTGAAGCTGCCATTGTCCGTGTTATGAAAGCGCACAAGAAATTATTCTACGATCAAATATTTGACTATGTCAAAAAATCGCTCTCCTGTTTTGCGCCCACCAACCAG ATCatcgagaaaaaaatagatttGCTAGTCGAGAGGGAATACCTccagaaggaagaaaacagcCAAGTGTACGTATACATACCGTAG